ttttggttcaaattttcgcggaaaatctaaaaatcaatgaaaaaccgGCTAAAAAATAGggattttcaccaaaatttggattttcagtcagaaatcgatttttctgcaattttcgaCCTCCCCAGGGCAGATTTTCGcgccaatttcaaatttccactgGAAAAACGCACTGAAAATACTTCAAGCTCGGTATTGAGCCAAGATCATGAagtgggattactgtagtttcgttGGAGCTCGCGTGCTCCACAATACAACTTCCATTCACTAAAAGTGTCCCATTCATCTCTTTACACTGGATTCGGGTGCCAAGTGTacagtctgaaaaatttgcagttttttgcagttttttgcaGTTCGACGgggggttactgtactttctCCGGACCACGAATTTGCACAATTTGACCATGGAATCGAGAAGCTGAACGAATTTATCAGGTAGAAGAGTGTCCACGCAGAGATTATATTGAAGAAAACCgcaaaaaatcccgaaattgTCACTTGAGCGAAGCCGATtccctggaaaatttgaaatttttcgaatttttccagaaattttcatagattttcacatcaaaattcgaattccccgtcTAATTTCACCCCTAATCAACCTTTTTCTGCGCTTCTAAccccatttttgaatttcgaggggtacggtagcaccaaaagtacgcaaacaccgagtgTCTTGCGTACTCGGCATCGAATGTTACGACATTTAGTCCAGATTGGCTGAGAACCGGGTTCCCGAGGTCAAAAGTGATGGAGAACTCGAATTTCGTATTAAAAATCCGTGAAAATCATcggaaaatgctgaaaatccaattttttccgggaaaaatgaaaatttgggctttgaaaattcccgaaaaacCAAACAATCGCTATCGCTATTGATtttccactaatttttttgaattcgccCCACAAAATTTTACCCAAATCGAACGTTTTCTTGGACTTCtagctcaaatttttaatttcaatggTTACGGTAGCTCCGAAAGtgcgcaaacaccgaattttacgacAATTTGCGTAAATTGGCTGAGAAAGCGGTTGCCGGTGTGAAAATTGCGtaggaaattcgaattttggcatgaaaattgttggggaaaaacattttaaaatttggaaattttgagttttttttaaatgaaaactgttttctcaaaatttcccagGATTTTCCGGCGAATTTCAcactgaaattcgaattccccgtcTAATTTTACCCCTAATCAACCTTTTTGCGGACGTctaactcaaattttgaattttgaggggtacggtagccccaagagtacgcaaacaccgaggcTTGCGTACTACTGGCATCGAATTTTACGACAGTTAGTCCAAATTGGCTGAGAACCGGGTTCCCGAGGTAAAAAGTGATGGAGAAGTCGAATTTTGCAgtgaaaatctgtgaaattagccggaaaatgctgaaaatccaatgtttttccgggaaaaataaaaatttgggcatagcttccgcatctccgagtgacaaatgtgctctattgtcaaattgttggcagaaatacgatatttattcaaattttcagcccaatttatgactgaaaatgtgaataaatacagtttttatgccAGAAATCTGCGTAGGAGCACAAAAGTCACTCTGAAAGAGAATGTTCATGTAATTTTGGGAtataaaatttcctttttatttttttttcaaatctagaaGATTTAATAGTGAGGATTGCTGAGGAGagtgcaaattttcaaataaatattttttttggcgaaaaaacatttttttttctcttcgaattcaaacttttcacaaTTTGCAGAGCTTCCGGATAATTTCcacccaaaaaattcaaatttcccacttAAAACCCGCCAAAATTTCTCACCTTAAACAACGGAACCACCTTCCAAACACTAATCGCAGCCGACGAGGAGAACTGTCCAAGTACCATTTCCATAAAGAACATTGGTAGTGAGGCGAGGCATAACATACATAAATATGGTACAAGGAATGCTGCACCGCCATGTTGGAATACTAGAAATGggaatttccagaaacttccTGCAAAGGaagagaaaattgtaaaaaaattaaaaattttccaaaaaaaaaaatttcttttcaagattttccagaaattttcgcgatttttcactgggaaattcaaatttttcgttaaaatcttacaaaaaaaaattcctaattgaaaaaatttgaatttcgaggggggtacggtagcttcgaaagtacgcaaacaccgaattttgcgaaatttcgcacaatttggctgaaaaaacaGTCACCGGGGTGAAAATTTGcggggaatttgaattttcgcatgaaaatgctggaaaaatatattgaaagttggaaattttaattttttgttgataaaaacgtttttttttcgaactttccaggaaatttcaggaattttcaCATTGAAGTTCGAATTCTCCGGTTTATTTTGCCGCTATTGGACTTTTTTCCCAAAAgccagtttgaaatttgaatttcgaggagtacggtagccccaaaagtacgcaaacacctgCTAGGCACCGAACCTTACGACAATTAGTccaaattggctgaaaatcgggTTACGGGGGTGAAAATTGATGGAGAagccgaatttcgtaatgaaaaactgtgaaaatcactggaaaaaaaaaaatgaaaaacacgagttttcgggaaaatagaaaatttgggcatagcttccgcatctccgagtgacaaatgtgctctattgtcaaattgttggcagaaatacggtatttattcacattttcagccaatttaaggctgaaaatgtgaataaatacagtttttatgtCATCAATACGAGTAGAAGCACATAAGTCacgaaaatatcgatttttagaagaTTTTAGGGATTTAAAccgaaatttttgtgattttccagttaaaaatgtttttattttcattatttgaaccaaaaactccaaaaaaaaaatcgataaacatGGCTAGGAaccatcattttcagattggtggcctagaacccccgaaagttaggccatcaatctattttgttcgaaaaaaaaccaatttaggGTAAAAATGAGtggaaaactcaatttccaactgaaaatttgaaaaaaattactagaaaTGTGAGATTTTCGCTTTTCAAATCATTTAGACCCAATAAATGacaatttaaacttttttttccaaaattttggtgttgaaattcgtttttagaagaaaaaactataaaaaatcaatagaaaagttaatttttttggaaaaaataaagcaagtgcgctctattgagaaattactgaaaattcgattttttcactgattttgtCTGGTTTCAACGTGAAAAATgcgttgaaaaattgaaatttcgagttttttttgcagaaaaatcgatattttatccatttttccactgaaaatcccaaaaatatccaatgtttcaccaaaaaaaaatcccccaAAACAAGAGATGTTAGAACTTTAGAACACACACACTCTCTTATCAATTTATAATCTTATCAATTTCTCGCACGTACTCATTTCGTATGGTCAGATTATTATCTGCTGATATCGTGGACTTTGGCCCCTgttttcgccgaaaaatcgtaaaaattccGGATTTCTGGCCtaaaaattagggaaaattattggttttttccatgaaaaagcagttaaaaattgctattttcatcaatttgatgcgaaaaaacttcaaaaagccCCCAGAAAATCAAcgtttttacaagaaaaacaacgacactccgctagTACACCaacgcgtgttgtttagcggtttggcgggaattcaaatttctcgctTTCTTACCAACTCCCGCTGTGAAACCAATTACTGCTAGCAGATAATCCGACTTGTTACtccaatttcctgaaaaaattttttttttcacaaaaattttttttgttggtattttagcatttttcaataaaaattttggtttttatggattttttcacacaaattcGTGTTTTTCACGTCTccagcttcaaaatgacccccatcatgcccTGTTTCCgtgcaatttgaaaaattcgggtctcgccacgcggggtactgtagcaccggtttcagctgtgtcgaaACTACAAAAGCTCAAAATCAACGTATTCTGGTCATGTTGGGGGTCATTCAAAAGCTGCTGACGTGGCGAATTCAATGAAAACAgtttggtggccgagttttggATTTGAAGGCCACCAAATCGAAAAACGTGGATTTTTGTCGCACCTCGTATCCTATTTTCGTCTCCGACACCCGTAATCTCTTCGAATGGATATTCGATGTCACCTTCTCGTGTGTAATCGGGCAATTTTGCGTCgagcttgaaaaatttcagggttttttttgcgaaaaaatcagttttttccctaaaaactcaaaattctcGCTGAAATCTTTAACAAAATGGCGGGAATTGGTCGTTTCCCGCCGTAGATCaaacggaaatttgaattcccgccgacCGCGTGGAGCAAGTGCGCTCCAGCGGACTAGTGGCGgggaatttgattttatttattttttcggcaatttttcagcaaattcaatgattttattggttttaggacaaaaattagtggaaattttcatcaaattttgtggtttttttggaatttttcacaaaaaatcgataatcatccaaatttttcgggaaaaacgtcaaaattatccgtttttctcgaattttccgaatttttccacaaaCCTGCTTAATAAACGGAGGATATAGGCTCATATCCACGTTGTTTCCGCTTGCCATGCCCCGTCCATTCCTCTGCTCCGGATCGTTGCTCGAAACCGACATTTTCGGTGTGGAAAAACTCggtttttcttggaaaaatcgatttttcgtcggtttaaaacctgaaaattagcaattttcacgattttttgagctatttAGCAAGAGATTGCGaagaaaaatacgaattttagAGTAAAAACGAAAGAGAAACGAGGCGACGCGGCGGCCCGTTGTTACACAAATTTCGGAAGCAGTTGGCTCGCCCGAATTGAAAACATACGTGAAAAGCCGGGGAAAACGaatgaaaaagtgagaaattgtgggaaaatgtgggaaaaattagtttatttcaggaaaaaattggctaTAAATCGGTTTTAATgagtttttagctgaaaatcaataattttcgggtcaaattttagatttttgggGTCAAAATGCTGCAACTCACTTccagaattcaattttaattataaaaatcgaaaattttaatgaaaaatttacgtttttcacgaaaaaccgctctggaaaataaaaatgttccagGTTGCcaatgcaaacgcgctccattgagaaaTCGCTTGTTGGCGGGTGtttgaaatggaaattctgatgaaataaattaaattgggTTTGGAAGCATCTTTGTTGGTTGAATAAAGCATTTATTATGAAAGAAATAagatttaaacaaaaaaaaaccatttttacagagaaaataccagaaaacaCCGgaaattgttagtttttttttgaatttttcaggagaataccaacattttaaaactaatacCGGTGCAAACCGAAAATCCACTagaaaaactctaaaaatcacGAAGACtccaaaaatcacagtttttcttgaaatcaagtttttctcgaaaaatctatatttctCTGGGGAGTAATTTGTGTAGTTTTTGGTGTCAAAATGCggctaaaaacattttctgtttgtttttcgcattttcaattgtaaaaaatcccttaaaaatggtgaaaattaggattttccaaagttattaaaaattgactcTGCAATTGCGCTCCATTGCTACGCATGAGAGAGCAGAGACGCAGAGTACGAATCATGCAATTTCaggttattttttgattttttacaggaaaaaattgttttcacaattttttctcaattttttttcaaattccagttaaaaaatatgaattttcgtcgatttctgCACACAACATATCGAATTTCCACTCCAGGTACCCGAAAACCCCATTATTTACTCAGTTTTCCGCGCGGAAATCGCAattcttttcagaatttcgccAACAATTCGAACTTCCCGCGCAATATGACTATCGGCAGTGGTTTCCAATGCATATGTCcgtacaattgaaaaaaatggaagcgAAATTGCGATCCGTCGACTTGATAATTGAGGTTTTGCATGGAAAATGGAacttttacgattttttttttggaaaatctgtaaaatcaccggaaaaacgctgaaaaaccgaaaaactgGTGTAAAAAACTGGTGTAAgaattttagtgaatttttccgcctataaaagttgaaaaatcgggaaatattgcaaaaatcgacattttttccAGGTCCACGACGCCAGAATCCCGATTACCGGCCGAAATCAGCAGTTTTTTCGACATTTATACGCTATTCGACCGCATATTCTCGTCCTGAACAAGTGTGACTTGATAGATATGAAGAAATACAAGTGAGAACccggaaaaattcgaaaaaatccggaaaaaacgcttgaaaaatcaagattttcagaatttctccgaaaaattttggattttttcgacgAAATTCGGCTTTTTCTCAACGAATTTAGtcaaaaattgcgattttccgacaaaaatccactttaatcacctaaaaatttgaattcccgccgacCGCGCagtgcaagtgcgctccagtGGACTagtggcgggaaattcgaatttttggctattttagcgcgattttttgcacttttttaacGATTTCTGGGTGAAATTCGACcggatttttataaaaaatgaagaaaaatcgattctttttacctttttttcggaaaaaacgctgtaaaatccgaaattttctcaaaaattccccATTTTCAGGCACCAAATCGAGGATTATTACTACGAGCGGGgcgttcaaaaagttttattcaCAGACTGCAAAAAACGGCTTCCAAGGTGattttggagctgaaaaattcagaaaaatgcataaaaattctgaaaaatgcataaaaattcagaaaaatgcataaaaattctgaaaaatgcataaaaattcagaaaaatgcataaaaattctgaaaaaatctgaaaaaagcataaaaatgcataaaaattcagaaaaatacataaaaattcagaaaaatacataaaaattcagaaaaatacataaaaattcagaaaaatacataaaaattcagaaaaatgcataaaaattcagaaaaatacataaaaattcagaaaaatgcataaaaattcagaaaaatgcataaaaattctgaaaaattctgaaaaatgcataaaaattcagaaaaatgcataaaaattctgaaaaattctgaaaaatgcagaaaattgctggaaaatgCCGAAATTTCCCTACTAAACTGCAAATTTCAAGAGCTCTGAACGATGTGAAGCTGTCAATGTTAGACGCTTTGGAGAATACGCCACGTTTCAATCGAACCGTCAAAACAGAATATCAGGCAATGGTCGTCGGAATCCCGAATGTCGGAAAATCATCCCTAATCAACGCGATTCGAACACATACGCTCGGAATTAAGCGTAAAGCTGTGAGAAAATCGCTTCAAGACCCGAAAATTCGAATCGCCCACGTCTccagctttcaaatgacccccaacaTGCCCTGGTTCCgcgcattttgaaaatttttgggtctcgccacgcgggttactgtagcaccggTTTCATCTGTGTCGAAAACTTCCAAAGTTCAAAATCAACGGAACCTGGGCATGTTGGGGCTCATTTTGAAGCTGGTGACGTCAGTAATTCAATGAGGagaagttggtggccgagtt
The nucleotide sequence above comes from Caenorhabditis elegans chromosome III. Encoded proteins:
- the mtg-1 gene encoding CP-type G domain-containing protein (Confirmed by transcript evidence); the encoded protein is MNFRRFLHTTYRISTPEFRQQFELPAQYDYRQWFPMHMSVQLKKMEAKLRSVDLIIEVHDARIPITGRNQQFFRHLYAIRPHILVLNKCDLIDMKKYKHQIEDYYYERGVQKVLFTDCKKRLPRALNDVKLSMLDALENTPRFNRTVKTEYQAMVVGIPNVGKSSLINAIRTHTLGIKRKAVEAGARPGVTVRVQNRVRILDKPPVYIIDTPGVLSPNHRNVEDAMKLAMCDLVLESHVNLYYLADFLLFWLNRSEDFSYLELLGINQKFRKNSEKNEENLDISPKQAPIDDIQQVLALTCAANDFRIQQSIGERWDFDRAAKYFIQLYRNRKFKDSCLDNEHFLYRN